The following coding sequences lie in one Streptomyces venezuelae genomic window:
- a CDS encoding phospholipid scramblase-related protein produces MTTHSNTPAGWYPDPHGAPQLLRWWDGSQWTDHTNPAPQGGQQQAPAQQVPQQAQPAQPAQTQPAQAPQGQFGQPQTAALQGQFSGPPQAAPQAAPMADPAKVQRQVQQQAGVAPSAQGGGTLFTEPVLVVNQKAKLIELTNEYSVMDQSGNTLGSVVQVGQSALKKVARFVASVDQFMTHKLEIRDAYGQPQMMLTRPRKFMKSRVIVERADGQPVGEIVQQNVIGKINFGMMVNGQQVGAIKAENWRAWNFSIVDHADNEVARITKTWEGLAKTMFTTADNYVLQIHYQLPEPLLSLVVATALTVDTALKQDARGFG; encoded by the coding sequence GTGACAACGCATTCGAACACACCTGCAGGCTGGTACCCGGACCCGCACGGCGCGCCCCAGCTGCTGCGCTGGTGGGACGGCTCCCAGTGGACGGACCACACCAATCCGGCCCCACAGGGCGGCCAGCAGCAGGCTCCGGCCCAGCAGGTCCCGCAGCAGGCCCAGCCCGCCCAGCCCGCGCAGACCCAGCCCGCGCAGGCGCCGCAGGGTCAGTTCGGCCAGCCGCAGACCGCCGCGCTGCAGGGCCAGTTCAGCGGCCCGCCGCAGGCGGCTCCCCAGGCCGCGCCCATGGCCGACCCGGCCAAGGTGCAGCGCCAGGTGCAGCAGCAGGCCGGCGTCGCGCCGTCCGCGCAGGGCGGCGGCACGCTGTTCACGGAGCCGGTCCTGGTCGTGAACCAGAAGGCCAAGCTCATCGAGCTGACGAACGAGTACAGCGTGATGGACCAGTCGGGCAACACGCTCGGCTCGGTCGTCCAGGTCGGCCAGAGCGCGCTGAAGAAGGTCGCGCGGTTCGTCGCCAGCGTCGACCAGTTCATGACGCACAAGCTGGAGATCCGCGACGCGTACGGGCAGCCGCAGATGATGCTGACCCGCCCCCGCAAGTTCATGAAGTCGCGGGTCATCGTCGAGCGCGCGGACGGTCAGCCGGTCGGCGAGATCGTCCAGCAGAACGTGATCGGCAAGATCAACTTCGGCATGATGGTGAACGGCCAGCAGGTCGGCGCGATCAAGGCGGAGAACTGGCGCGCCTGGAACTTCTCGATCGTCGACCACGCGGACAACGAGGTCGCCCGGATCACGAAGACGTGGGAGGGCCTCGCCAAGACGATGTTCACCACCGCGGACAACTACGTCCTCCAGATCCACTACCAGCTCCCCGAGCCGCTCCTGAGCCTCGTCGTGGCGACGGCGCTCACCGTCGACACGGCCCTGAAGCAGGACGCGCGCGGGTTCGGCTGA
- a CDS encoding DMT family transporter, with product MSATLLAVALSLVSAAAYAAAAVAQERLASRVHDGESGVLRMLGSGVWWSSVGLNASAALLHVAALKYGPLTLVQPLGALTLVAAVPLGARLAGRRVTRLEWRGTGLTLIGLGALLLTASGPAPDDTLTVPEALVVAAATMAAIGVLSRPGTRPGLRHATASGFASGVASALTQTVTVAVTDRSGPLLSPQVLIVAVLVAAFAAGGLLLSQTAYRGGLGAPLAVVTLANPLAASVIGVALLGERLQGGIGGILIAVAGAAVAAYGVVVLTRSPHGAAGEPVPEPLPSIPAQPVEPAGLRLSRF from the coding sequence ATGAGCGCCACACTGCTCGCCGTCGCCCTCTCGCTCGTCTCCGCGGCCGCGTACGCCGCGGCGGCAGTGGCACAGGAGCGGCTCGCCTCGCGCGTCCACGACGGCGAGAGCGGGGTCCTGCGGATGCTCGGCAGCGGCGTCTGGTGGTCCTCCGTCGGACTCAACGCCTCCGCGGCGCTGCTGCACGTGGCGGCGCTCAAGTACGGTCCGCTCACCCTGGTCCAGCCGCTCGGAGCCCTCACCCTGGTCGCCGCGGTGCCGCTCGGCGCGCGGCTCGCGGGGCGCCGGGTCACGCGCCTGGAGTGGCGGGGCACGGGGCTCACGCTCATCGGCCTCGGCGCGCTCCTCCTGACCGCGTCGGGACCGGCCCCCGACGACACGCTGACGGTGCCGGAGGCCCTGGTCGTGGCCGCCGCGACGATGGCGGCCATCGGGGTCCTCTCCCGGCCCGGCACGCGGCCCGGCCTGCGGCATGCCACGGCGTCCGGCTTCGCCTCCGGGGTCGCGTCGGCGCTCACGCAGACCGTGACGGTCGCCGTCACGGACCGGTCGGGACCGCTGCTCAGCCCGCAGGTGTTGATCGTGGCGGTGCTGGTCGCGGCGTTCGCCGCGGGCGGCCTGCTGCTCTCGCAGACCGCCTACCGCGGCGGCCTCGGCGCGCCGCTCGCCGTGGTGACGCTCGCCAACCCCCTGGCGGCCTCCGTGATCGGCGTCGCGCTGCTCGGCGAGCGCCTGCAGGGCGGCATCGGCGGCATCCTCATCGCCGTGGCGGGCGCGGCGGTGGCGGCGTACGGCGTGGTCGTGCTCACGCGGTCCCCGCACGGCGCTGCCGGCGAGCCCGTGCCGGAGCCTCTGCCCTCGATCCCGGCTCAGCCGGTGGAGCCCGCGGGGCTTCGGCTCTCGCGGTTCTGA
- a CDS encoding phosphatase PAP2 family protein translates to MESRTEPAEREPDINVRPPLVRELLLVVGLFLVYKFGRQLANGHTGEAFHNAHRVWDAERTLRLPGEGAVQDALLSSDTLIHVANTYYATVHFPATLLFLVWLYLRRPRHYVWTRRVLAALTAAALVLHLGFPLAPPRMLDAAHLVDTAQVYGPSVYAAKPATDTMANQFAAMPSLHFGWALMLAVGMIVATSSRWRWLWLLHPLLTLLVVVGTANHYWLDAIAATALLGIALAVIRLPRPGRSLVVRRSAPAPAHHLVSSGAGR, encoded by the coding sequence ATGGAATCCCGAACCGAGCCTGCCGAACGGGAGCCGGACATAAACGTCCGACCGCCCCTCGTCCGCGAGCTCCTCCTCGTCGTAGGACTCTTCCTCGTCTACAAATTCGGCAGGCAGCTCGCCAACGGGCACACCGGCGAGGCCTTCCACAACGCGCACCGCGTGTGGGACGCCGAACGCACGCTGCGGCTGCCCGGCGAGGGCGCCGTGCAGGACGCCCTGCTCAGCAGCGACACGCTGATCCACGTCGCGAACACGTACTACGCGACCGTGCACTTCCCCGCGACCCTGCTGTTCCTGGTCTGGCTGTACCTGCGCAGGCCGCGGCATTACGTATGGACGCGCCGCGTGCTCGCCGCGCTCACCGCGGCCGCGCTCGTCCTGCACCTCGGCTTCCCGCTCGCGCCCCCGCGCATGCTGGACGCCGCGCACCTCGTGGACACGGCGCAGGTGTACGGGCCCTCGGTGTACGCCGCGAAGCCCGCGACCGACACGATGGCCAACCAGTTCGCCGCCATGCCGTCCCTGCACTTCGGCTGGGCGCTGATGCTCGCCGTCGGCATGATCGTCGCCACGTCGTCGCGGTGGCGGTGGCTGTGGCTGCTGCACCCCCTGCTGACCCTGCTGGTGGTGGTGGGCACCGCCAACCACTACTGGCTCGATGCGATCGCGGCGACCGCACTCCTCGGCATCGCGCTCGCGGTGATCCGGCTGCCGCGCCCCGGCCGCTCGCTGGTCGTGCGCCGTTCCGCGCCCGCGCCGGCGCACCACCTCGTCTCCTCGGGGGCCGGCCGATGA
- a CDS encoding TetR/AcrR family transcriptional regulator — MTSTSNRSKITPEREQEFYDAVLDQLRQCGYEALTMEGVAARTKCSKSTLYRQWKTKPQFVAAALRANRCVRFAGIDTGSLAGDLREAARAAGEQSGRDTMLVQALSHAVLQDEDLQRVLRETLVEPELQAIAAIIRRGVERGEIAEGHPAVEFLSVQLFGVLRARPILEGAYADEEYVTRFVEACVLPALGLT, encoded by the coding sequence ATGACGTCGACGTCGAACCGCTCGAAGATCACGCCGGAGCGTGAGCAGGAGTTCTACGACGCCGTCCTCGACCAGCTCCGCCAGTGCGGGTACGAGGCGCTGACCATGGAAGGCGTCGCCGCCCGCACGAAGTGCAGCAAGTCCACGCTCTACCGGCAGTGGAAGACCAAGCCCCAGTTCGTGGCCGCCGCGCTGCGCGCCAACCGCTGTGTGCGGTTCGCGGGCATCGACACCGGCAGCCTCGCCGGGGACCTGCGGGAGGCGGCACGCGCGGCCGGCGAGCAGTCGGGCCGCGACACGATGCTGGTCCAGGCGCTCAGCCACGCGGTCCTGCAGGACGAGGACCTGCAGCGGGTGCTGCGCGAGACGCTGGTCGAGCCCGAGCTGCAGGCCATCGCCGCGATCATCCGGCGCGGGGTCGAGCGCGGCGAGATCGCCGAGGGGCACCCGGCGGTGGAGTTCCTCTCGGTGCAGCTGTTCGGCGTGCTGCGCGCCCGCCCCATTCTGGAGGGGGCGTACGCCGACGAGGAGTACGTGACCCGTTTCGTGGAGGCCTGTGTGCTCCCCGCACTGGGCCTCACCTGA
- a CDS encoding DUF2510 domain-containing protein → MTQMTPPGWYPDPGRTADGPPTERWWDGTVWTDQVRAAAGTAAHPTQPAFPAYPEQAPAYPGQAPAPAPRRKLRVAIAAGVVLVVLAGIGGGVYALTSDDDSDGGGSAVKEPSAGAPQDPQDPDSSETPRSPGAPDPRGPEQGPEQDPGFAGDVVNGIKIPVPDGWKGGSTEYGAGVQTDPIPCPGNASEQCTRGSAFSQSAEQLKIDADTPEAAAKADIKKNAAQGYGGKTYGKITSHKVLASESITVAGQKGYYVRWKAVTQKSDDGYVESLAFPSPADKSKIVIVRMGIDVNDKAPSQSVMDEIAKGIKAGPVGASGGNGQDV, encoded by the coding sequence ATGACCCAGATGACTCCCCCGGGCTGGTACCCCGACCCCGGCCGGACCGCCGACGGTCCTCCCACCGAGCGCTGGTGGGACGGGACCGTGTGGACGGACCAGGTGCGCGCCGCCGCGGGCACCGCGGCCCATCCGACACAACCGGCCTTCCCGGCGTATCCGGAACAAGCCCCTGCGTACCCCGGCCAGGCCCCCGCCCCCGCCCCGCGCCGCAAACTGCGCGTGGCGATAGCCGCGGGCGTCGTGCTCGTCGTCCTCGCCGGGATAGGCGGGGGCGTGTACGCCCTCACCTCCGACGACGACAGCGACGGCGGCGGCTCCGCGGTGAAGGAGCCGTCGGCCGGCGCCCCGCAGGACCCGCAGGACCCGGATTCCTCGGAAACCCCCCGTTCCCCGGGCGCACCCGACCCGCGGGGCCCGGAACAGGGCCCGGAGCAGGACCCCGGCTTCGCCGGCGACGTCGTGAACGGCATCAAGATCCCCGTGCCGGACGGCTGGAAGGGCGGCAGCACCGAGTACGGCGCCGGGGTGCAGACGGACCCCATCCCCTGTCCGGGCAACGCCAGTGAGCAGTGCACCCGCGGCAGTGCCTTCTCGCAGTCGGCCGAGCAGCTGAAGATCGACGCGGACACCCCGGAGGCGGCGGCCAAGGCGGACATCAAGAAGAACGCCGCGCAGGGCTACGGCGGCAAGACCTATGGCAAGATCACCTCGCACAAGGTGCTGGCCTCCGAGTCCATCACCGTGGCGGGCCAGAAGGGCTACTACGTCCGCTGGAAGGCCGTCACGCAGAAGAGCGACGACGGCTACGTCGAGTCGCTCGCCTTCCCCTCCCCCGCCGACAAGTCGAAGATCGTCATCGTCCGCATGGGCATCGACGTCAACGACAAGGCGCCGTCCCAGTCCGTCATGGACGAGATCGCGAAGGGCATCAAGGCGGGGCCGGTCGGCGCGAGCGGCGGCAACGGCCAGGACGTATAG
- a CDS encoding anhydro-N-acetylmuramic acid kinase, with amino-acid sequence MRVIGLMSGTSYDAIDAAAADLTLDGDRLVLTPLGLITRGYDEGLRAALGAALPPAATTLAEVCRLDTDIGRAFAAAAVEADRELCDGRAELVASHGQTVFHWVEGGRVHGTLQIGQPAWIAEATGLPVVADFRPRDIAAGGQGAPLVSLVDRMWLRGRPGTPAALNLGGIANITAADGTAFDTGPANALVDAAVHEATGGRLSYDLDGELAEQGTVDEGLLARLLDEPYYSLPAPKTTGKELFHLPYLRTALKGYEALPTEDVVATLTRLTARTVADAVRSVGASEVIASGGGTANPVLMRFLRAELGEGLPLRTSGELGLPSAAKEAYAFAVLGFLTLHGLPGTVPASTGARHASVLGSITPGRGGTRWPRVTEGAQGPVRLVVNGHEDAGR; translated from the coding sequence GTGCGCGTGATCGGGCTCATGTCAGGGACCTCGTACGACGCGATCGACGCGGCAGCCGCCGATCTGACGCTGGACGGCGACCGCCTGGTCCTCACCCCCCTCGGGCTGATCACCCGGGGCTACGACGAAGGGCTGCGTGCCGCGCTCGGCGCCGCGCTGCCGCCCGCCGCGACCACCCTCGCCGAGGTCTGCCGACTGGACACGGACATCGGGCGCGCCTTCGCCGCCGCCGCGGTCGAGGCCGACCGTGAACTGTGCGACGGGCGGGCCGAACTGGTCGCCTCGCACGGGCAGACCGTCTTCCACTGGGTGGAGGGCGGCCGGGTGCACGGCACGCTGCAGATCGGCCAGCCCGCGTGGATCGCCGAGGCGACCGGGCTGCCGGTGGTCGCCGACTTCCGCCCGCGCGACATCGCGGCGGGCGGTCAGGGCGCGCCCCTGGTCAGCCTCGTGGACCGCATGTGGCTGCGCGGCAGGCCCGGCACCCCCGCCGCGCTGAACCTCGGCGGCATCGCCAACATCACCGCCGCCGACGGCACCGCGTTCGACACCGGCCCCGCCAACGCCCTGGTGGACGCGGCCGTGCACGAGGCGACGGGCGGCCGCCTCTCGTACGACCTGGACGGCGAACTCGCCGAGCAGGGCACGGTCGACGAGGGCCTCCTCGCCCGGCTCCTGGACGAGCCCTACTACTCCCTGCCCGCGCCGAAGACGACGGGCAAGGAGCTCTTCCACCTGCCATACCTGCGTACGGCGTTGAAGGGGTACGAGGCGCTGCCCACCGAGGACGTCGTCGCCACCCTCACCCGCCTCACCGCCCGCACGGTCGCCGACGCCGTCCGCTCGGTGGGGGCATCCGAAGTCATCGCCTCCGGGGGCGGGACCGCGAATCCGGTGCTGATGAGGTTCCTGCGGGCGGAGTTGGGCGAGGGGCTGCCGTTGCGCACGTCCGGCGAGCTCGGCCTGCCGTCCGCCGCGAAGGAGGCGTACGCCTTCGCCGTCCTCGGTTTCCTGACCCTGCACGGCCTGCCGGGCACCGTCCCGGCGAGCACGGGCGCCCGGCACGCGAGCGTGCTGGGTTCGATCACTCCGGGTAGGGGCGGGACGCGGTGGCCGCGAGTGACGGAGGGAGCGCAGGGACCGGTGCGGCTCGTCGTCAACGGGCATGAAGACGCGGGCCGGTAG
- a CDS encoding acyl-CoA dehydrogenase, with translation MRFLLDDEQREFARSLDAMLTAADTVAATRAWSVGEHGPGRAVWGRLAAAGVFALPVPGEYEGVGPLSVETAVAFVEVGRHAVPGPVVETVAAAALLARLAEEGEREPAKRFLPSLASGAATATLTLPRGGPLALDADAADLILTAADGELRLAPGHARVRRSLDPARRLAAPLPGGELLASGPAVTAAARHATAWAALATAAQSLGVGLALLDRTVAYAKQRAQFGAPIGAFQAVKHRLADVLVRLEFARPLVFGAATTMTPGDIAAAKVTTAESAYGAARAALQLHGAIGYTAELDLSLWLTKARALRGAWGDPGVWRGRVLAARE, from the coding sequence ATGAGGTTCCTCCTCGACGACGAGCAGCGGGAGTTCGCACGCTCCCTGGACGCGATGCTGACGGCGGCCGACACGGTGGCGGCCACGCGCGCGTGGAGCGTCGGCGAGCACGGGCCGGGGCGGGCCGTGTGGGGGCGGCTCGCGGCCGCGGGCGTCTTCGCACTGCCCGTTCCCGGGGAGTACGAGGGGGTGGGGCCGCTCTCCGTGGAGACGGCCGTCGCGTTCGTGGAGGTGGGGCGGCACGCCGTGCCGGGGCCGGTCGTCGAGACGGTGGCGGCGGCCGCCCTCCTCGCCCGCCTCGCCGAGGAGGGCGAACGGGAGCCGGCCAAGCGCTTCCTGCCCTCCCTGGCCTCGGGCGCGGCGACCGCGACGCTGACGCTGCCGCGGGGCGGGCCGCTCGCCCTGGACGCGGACGCGGCCGACCTCATCCTGACCGCGGCCGACGGCGAACTGCGGCTCGCCCCCGGGCACGCGCGCGTGCGGCGCTCCCTGGACCCCGCGCGGCGTCTCGCCGCGCCGCTGCCGGGCGGCGAACTGCTCGCCTCGGGGCCCGCCGTCACCGCGGCGGCGCGGCACGCGACGGCCTGGGCGGCGCTCGCCACGGCCGCCCAGTCGCTGGGCGTCGGCCTCGCCCTGCTCGACAGGACCGTCGCGTACGCGAAGCAGCGGGCCCAGTTCGGCGCCCCGATCGGCGCGTTCCAGGCCGTCAAGCACCGGCTCGCGGACGTGCTGGTACGCCTGGAGTTCGCGCGTCCCCTGGTGTTCGGTGCCGCGACGACGATGACACCGGGCGACATCGCCGCGGCCAAGGTGACGACGGCGGAGTCCGCGTACGGCGCGGCCCGCGCCGCGCTCCAACTGCACGGCGCGATCGGCTACACGGCGGAGCTCGACCTGTCCCTGTGGCTCACGAAGGCACGGGCGCTGCGGGGCGCGTGGGGGGACCCGGGGGTGTGGCGGGGGCGGGTGCTCGCGGCGCGCGAGTGA
- a CDS encoding acyl-CoA dehydrogenase family protein, with the protein MDLDFTAGEREFRQRARAWLAAHVPAAPLPSLETGEGFAAHREWERTLAADRWSVVSWPEEYGGQGVDIVKWLVFEEEYYAAGAPGRVSQNGINLLAPTLFDFGTEEQRARVLPAMATGEVIWAQAWSEPESGSDLASLRSTARRTDGGWLISGQKTWSSRAAFADRAFGLFRGEQPDTQRDAAHPAKPHRGLTYLMFPLDADGVTVRPVGRLDGKPAFAELFLDDVFVPDEDVIGEPGQGWRIAMSTTGNERGLTLRSPGRFLAAADRLARQWHTRADPGDTALRDRVADAVIGARAYELFTWANASRFAAGETIGAESSLNKIFWSEYDIALHETALDLLGPDGELLDGSPAEGPDWAEGYVFSLAGPIYAGTNEIQRDIIAERLLGLPKGRR; encoded by the coding sequence ATGGACCTGGACTTCACCGCCGGGGAGAGGGAGTTCAGACAGCGGGCACGCGCATGGCTCGCCGCGCATGTACCGGCCGCGCCGCTGCCCTCGCTGGAGACCGGGGAGGGTTTCGCGGCCCACCGGGAGTGGGAGCGCACGCTCGCGGCCGACCGATGGTCGGTGGTGTCGTGGCCGGAGGAGTACGGCGGACAGGGCGTCGACATCGTCAAGTGGCTGGTGTTCGAGGAGGAGTACTACGCGGCGGGCGCGCCGGGCCGGGTCTCCCAGAACGGCATCAACCTCCTCGCGCCCACCCTCTTCGACTTCGGCACCGAGGAGCAGCGCGCGCGGGTGCTGCCCGCCATGGCGACGGGTGAGGTGATCTGGGCGCAGGCCTGGTCGGAGCCGGAGTCGGGCTCCGACCTCGCGTCGCTGCGCTCCACCGCGCGGCGCACGGACGGGGGCTGGCTGATCAGCGGCCAGAAGACGTGGTCGTCGCGGGCCGCGTTCGCCGACCGCGCGTTCGGCCTGTTCCGCGGCGAGCAACCCGACACGCAACGGGACGCGGCACACCCCGCCAAGCCGCACCGGGGCCTGACCTACCTGATGTTCCCGCTCGACGCGGACGGTGTGACGGTCCGGCCCGTCGGCCGCCTCGACGGAAAGCCCGCGTTCGCCGAGCTCTTCCTCGACGACGTCTTCGTGCCCGACGAGGACGTGATCGGCGAGCCGGGGCAGGGGTGGCGGATCGCCATGTCGACGACGGGCAACGAACGGGGGCTGACGCTGCGCTCCCCGGGCCGCTTCCTCGCCGCCGCGGACCGGCTGGCCCGGCAGTGGCACACGCGGGCCGACCCGGGCGACACGGCGCTGCGCGACCGGGTCGCCGACGCCGTCATAGGGGCGCGTGCGTACGAGTTGTTCACCTGGGCGAACGCCTCGCGGTTCGCGGCGGGCGAGACGATCGGCGCCGAGTCCAGCCTCAACAAGATCTTCTGGTCGGAGTACGACATCGCGCTGCACGAGACGGCGCTCGATCTGCTCGGTCCCGACGGCGAGTTGCTCGACGGCTCACCCGCGGAGGGCCCCGACTGGGCGGAGGGGTATGTGTTCTCGCTCGCCGGCCCCATCTACGCCGGCACGAACGAGATCCAGCGGGACATCATCGCCGAGCGGCTGCTCGGCCTGCCGAAGGGACGCCGCTGA
- a CDS encoding SDR family oxidoreductase: protein MDASAHAPAHAPAYVAAHDLLADRTAVITAAAGAGIGGATARRFLEEGARVVIGDAHAVRTKQSVAALAEEFGADRIDGIPCDVTDAAQIEALFDLAERRHGHLDIVVNNAGLGGTAELTEMTDDQWDKVVDVTLNGTFRSTREALRRLRTAGRAGVIVNNASVLGWRAQAGQAHYAAAKAGVMALTRCAALEAAPHGIRVNAVSPSLALHPHLAKVTSPELLEELTAREAFGRHAEPWEIANVIVFLASGYSSYMTGETVSVSSQHA, encoded by the coding sequence ATGGACGCGTCCGCCCACGCACCCGCTCACGCGCCCGCCTACGTGGCCGCGCATGACCTGCTGGCCGACCGCACCGCCGTGATCACCGCGGCCGCTGGAGCGGGCATAGGGGGCGCCACCGCACGCCGCTTCCTGGAGGAGGGCGCGCGCGTCGTCATCGGCGACGCCCACGCGGTCCGGACGAAGCAGTCGGTGGCGGCGCTCGCCGAGGAGTTCGGCGCCGACCGGATCGACGGCATCCCGTGCGACGTCACCGACGCGGCCCAGATCGAGGCTCTGTTCGACCTCGCCGAGCGGCGCCACGGACACCTGGACATCGTGGTGAACAACGCGGGGCTCGGCGGAACCGCCGAGCTCACCGAGATGACCGACGACCAGTGGGACAAGGTCGTCGACGTCACGCTGAACGGCACCTTCCGCTCCACCCGCGAGGCCCTGCGCCGCCTGCGAACCGCAGGCCGAGCAGGCGTCATCGTGAACAACGCCTCCGTGCTCGGCTGGCGCGCCCAGGCGGGCCAGGCGCACTACGCCGCGGCGAAGGCCGGCGTCATGGCCCTCACCCGCTGCGCCGCCCTCGAAGCGGCCCCCCACGGCATCCGGGTCAACGCGGTCTCCCCGAGCCTCGCCCTGCACCCCCACCTCGCGAAGGTCACCTCCCCGGAACTCCTCGAAGAGCTCACCGCGCGGGAGGCGTTCGGGCGGCACGCCGAGCCCTGGGAGATAGCCAACGTCATCGTCTTCCTGGCCAGTGGCTACTCCTCGTACATGACGGGGGAGACGGTCTCGGTCAGCAGCCAGCACGCCTAG
- a CDS encoding TetR/AcrR family transcriptional regulator yields MPNPKQSAGEKPATKKKPQVSPSPERRRELLAIAADVFAEQGYNATTVRKIADAAGMLAGSLYYHFDSKESMLEEILRTFLTELWDGYDTVLQAQLDPRATLEALVTESFREIDRHRAAVAIYQKESRHLVAQQRFQYLSDSQQRFEKAWLTTLERGVAEGVFRDDLDVRLAYRFVRDTVWVAASWYRPGGGHSPEEIARQYLSMVLDGISVRT; encoded by the coding sequence GTGCCGAACCCGAAACAGAGCGCCGGTGAAAAACCCGCCACCAAGAAGAAGCCCCAGGTGAGCCCCTCGCCCGAGCGGCGCCGCGAACTGCTCGCCATCGCCGCCGACGTATTCGCCGAGCAGGGCTACAACGCGACCACGGTCCGCAAGATCGCCGACGCCGCCGGCATGCTCGCCGGCAGCCTCTACTACCACTTCGACTCCAAGGAGTCGATGCTCGAAGAGATCCTCCGCACCTTCCTCACCGAGCTGTGGGACGGGTACGACACCGTGCTCCAGGCCCAGCTCGACCCCCGCGCCACGCTCGAAGCCCTCGTCACCGAGTCCTTCCGCGAGATCGACCGGCACCGCGCCGCCGTCGCGATCTACCAGAAGGAGTCCCGGCACCTCGTCGCACAGCAGCGCTTCCAGTACCTGTCGGACTCGCAGCAGCGCTTCGAGAAGGCTTGGCTCACGACGCTGGAGCGCGGTGTCGCGGAAGGCGTCTTCCGTGACGACCTGGACGTCCGCCTCGCCTACCGCTTCGTGCGCGACACCGTCTGGGTCGCCGCGTCCTGGTACCGCCCCGGCGGAGGCCACAGCCCCGAGGAGATCGCCCGCCAGTACCTGTCGATGGTCCTGGACGGCATCTCCGTACGTACGTAG
- a CDS encoding acetyl-CoA C-acetyltransferase produces the protein MAEAYIVEAVRTPVGRRKGGLSEVHPADLGAHVLRAVVERGGVDPAAVEDVVFGCLDTVGPQAGDIARTSWLAAGLPEEVPGVTIDRQCGSSQQAVHFAAQGVLSGTQDLVVAGGTQNMSMIPIAFASRQAAEPLGLTEGPYAGSEGWRARYGDRPVNQFHGAQLIAEKWGISRRDMEEFALRSHRRAVRAIDEGRFDREIVPYGTVTTDEGPRRDTTLEKMAGLKPVLDGGTITAACSSQVSDGAAAMLIASERAVREHGLTPRARVHHLSVRGEDPIRMLSAPIPATAHALKKTGMTIADIDLVEINEAFAPVALAWLRETGADPEKVNVNGGAIALGHPLGATGVKLMTTLLHELERTGGRFGLQTMCEGGGQANVTIIERL, from the coding sequence ATGGCCGAGGCCTACATCGTCGAAGCGGTCCGCACCCCCGTCGGCAGGCGCAAGGGCGGGCTCTCCGAGGTCCACCCCGCCGACCTGGGGGCACATGTTCTGCGCGCGGTCGTCGAGCGCGGCGGCGTCGATCCCGCCGCCGTCGAGGACGTCGTCTTCGGCTGCCTCGACACGGTAGGACCGCAGGCCGGCGACATCGCCCGCACCAGCTGGCTGGCGGCCGGACTCCCCGAAGAGGTGCCCGGCGTGACCATCGACCGGCAGTGCGGTTCGTCCCAGCAGGCCGTGCACTTCGCCGCGCAGGGCGTCCTGTCCGGCACCCAGGACCTCGTCGTCGCGGGCGGCACCCAGAACATGTCGATGATCCCCATCGCCTTCGCCTCCCGGCAGGCCGCCGAGCCCCTCGGCCTCACCGAGGGCCCCTACGCGGGCAGCGAAGGCTGGCGCGCACGCTACGGCGACCGGCCCGTGAACCAGTTCCACGGCGCCCAGTTGATCGCCGAGAAGTGGGGGATATCCCGCCGCGACATGGAGGAGTTCGCGCTCCGCTCGCACCGGCGGGCCGTCCGCGCCATCGACGAGGGTCGCTTCGACCGCGAAATCGTCCCCTACGGAACCGTCACCACCGACGAGGGCCCGCGGCGCGACACCACCCTGGAGAAGATGGCCGGCCTCAAGCCCGTCCTCGACGGCGGCACAATCACCGCGGCCTGCTCCTCGCAGGTCTCCGACGGCGCCGCCGCGATGCTCATCGCGAGCGAACGGGCCGTGAGAGAACACGGGTTGACGCCCCGCGCCCGCGTCCACCACCTCTCCGTGCGCGGCGAGGACCCCATCCGCATGCTCTCCGCGCCCATCCCCGCCACCGCGCACGCCCTGAAGAAGACCGGCATGACCATCGCCGACATCGACCTCGTCGAGATCAACGAAGCGTTCGCGCCCGTCGCCCTCGCCTGGCTCCGGGAGACCGGCGCCGACCCGGAGAAGGTCAACGTCAACGGCGGCGCCATCGCCCTCGGCCACCCCCTCGGCGCGACCGGCGTCAAGCTGATGACGACCCTCCTGCACGAACTGGAGCGCACCGGCGGCCGGTTCGGCCTCCAGACCATGTGCGAAGGCGGCGGCCAGGCCAACGTGACCATCATCGAACGCCTGTGA